Within the Montipora foliosa isolate CH-2021 chromosome 11, ASM3666993v2, whole genome shotgun sequence genome, the region taatcatttggcaaaaagaaaagaatttctgtcatctttagaaaaaataggcacgcattgcgtatgtgtggtagtgcagtaacacagcactttattctatattgtcaactgagctgtgttttgtcttccaggagattcaagttgtctttgcctaatatgtagctctaaaaagtacacaatattgttttggtattgtatatctttgtagtgccatggtagaagtcttaagtaaatagccccctgagaagacatgtggttactagcaaagtactaaacccagaaagattgaagaaaataaaagggaatagagaaacattggcttctaggctgacatgttgtatcaaagggttaaacttcACTTGTAACCAcaagtttttatttttcctaGTTTTAATATTGgtctccatttttaacaaatttttaTTGTACGCTGAATTGAATTGGATGGCGAATCCATTGCGATCCTTTTGGTATTGAAATCATTTGTTGGCTCTGGAAGCAAACAAAACTGCCTATGTGAATCAAAACTGCCTTTAGAATGAATCAAAATAATAtgcattaataataaataaataaatgaatatatAGAAtcgaaaaaattaaaaaagaaatctgCAAAGTATTTGCCAATAACAATCTGCACATCACCatcaaagcaaacaaaaaagttGTCAATTTCCTTGATGTAACACTAGACCTAACCACCGAGAAGTACAAGCCTTATTTGAAACCAACAACCATTCCGCTCTATGCTCAAAGCAAGTATAACCACCCTCCATGCATAATAAAGAACATTCCTGAGGCAATTAACAGAACTCAGACAAGGAAGCTTTCAATAAAAGCAGCACCACCCTAGCTATCAAGAAGCATTGCAGAAAAGTGTTAATTTCACACACACTAAAGTTCCCCCCACCACAACAGCAATCACCGGAACCAACCATCGAAAAGAGAAAGAGACAGAGGAACATAATATGGTTCAACCCACCATTTAGTAGAAATGCGCACACTAACATAGGAAGAGAATTCCTAAATTTAATCAAAAAATGCTTCCCACCTAACCATAAATTTAGAACACTTTTCAACAAAAATTATCTCAAGCTAAGTTACAGTTGTTAACCTAATTAGAACATATTATAGTTAGATTGTTTGTTGATTTGATCACCTTCTTTATATTCACGCTCTGGTTTTACTATTCAGCACTCTTTCAACAGATGTGCAAGATTactgaaatatatatatatatatatatacataggTAAGTGTAAAACGATGAACATGAGGAAAACTTCTAACTGCTCCAGCTTTAATAtgacgtttcgcccttcggccttcttcagatATGGAACTTATTACTTATTTACAGATAAATagataaaaaaactaaaaatccTAGTAGGTTTACAAATTTGCAAGAATTTATACTAAACGTAAAAAAAGTGTATGAAGTTGCATAACACAATACAAACCTAGACAATAAGATTAAATAATAAGTTAAAGGTAACCAGCAAGAATGCGCATACGGCGAAATTACCATGATTCGTTGCAAAGAACTTAATTACATGGTATATAGTGATGCACTAATGAAGtattttttggatttgaatttGCGTCTTTTGTTAAGACAGTGAGGATTAAGTGTGCAGTAGTTGTGCGGTCCAGTAGGCTTCTCTTGAGTAACAATCTATCAATATGAGCTGCATCTCCCTGGCTGGTAATTTTCTCAATAACAATACAATATGAAGAAagccgaaggccgaaacgtcggaGCAGTTAGAAGTTTGCTTGATGTTCATCGTTTTACACTTATCTAAAAATTCACATTGAAGCACTGCATCCTGTATTCAGTCTATATATTGTAAAACGATGAACATGAAGCAAACTTCTAACTGCTCCCGCTTTAATACGACGTTTCAGCCTTTTGCCTTCTTCAGATGTGGAACTTATTACTTATTTAAAGATAAAAAAGCTAGAAATCCTAGCAGGTTTACAAATTTGCAAGCATTTATACTAAACGTAACAATACAAACCTagactagtagtaatcaaagattagaaaAGTGCGTTCGATCTGTTGCTCCCGAAAAATTTATTGTATTGATTGAGAGAAGGATTCTGGGAAAGAGGATTTTGGGCTGCTTTCAGTCAGTGTCATAAAGCAGTTGCAAAGTTGAACACAACAATCAGTTTTAATAGTTCAAGATGTTGATACAATGGCAGTGGCCAAAAGAAATAGTAGAAAATTGAACAAATGGATAATGTTGAACTATTTCGCAATTGAATAAGAAACTTGGATAACTGAACATGTCAATGTATTCAGTGGTCCATTaataaaaatatcttttaaacAAGATGAGTTGAGTATTACTTGGAAAAATTGCTTTTGAATGAGGTAAGTTAACATGTTGTACCGAAAATTGAACATAAACATAACATTTCATAGGTTGGCATGTTAACATGCGATTTCATGGGCTGTTCAATGTGCTTGGTTACATTTGCCTACTTGAGAAGAACTTCACTAACTTGATTAGTGAGAGTGTCATAGGCCAATTTAAAAACTTTAGTTTGACATCCAAGGAGCAAGGTAATTATGTCATCCTCTGTTGCTGACTCAAGTTGTATGGCAGGATTGATAAGTTGGACCAAGGTTTTTGTTGCATTATTGTCCATTCTAAGGTGGAGGTTCTTGGGTGAATTTTCTGGTTTGAGCAGAACACATAGAGCCTAGTTTGCTTTGCAGGTTGTGGGTAACTGGATTAAGTTGCAAGACTGGCAGACAGCTTTGTCAGTTGTGGTGATGTTAACAGTTCGTTTCTGACAGGAAATACAGCACAGAGATTTGGAAGTCTGTTGAGCACCTAAAATTATTCCATTTACTGTGGATGATGAGCCAACTTCATCTTTGTACTCAACAAGGGGTACGGTGTATGGTGTAACTTCTGTtgctttcatttcttcattctttgGACTATTGAGGTAGTGTTCATATTTTGTAAACTTTACTCTGACATTGTTTAAAGCATAAGTTTTGTTGAGTTGGAGAGTGTCCACGTAGTCTCCCCAAAGTACGAGTTTGAAGTGAGCTGTTGGGTCAGCTAAAACGACGTCTTGCTTTTTAAGTTGGCCATATCTGGTTGACTGAACTTTAGTTCCTGACAGGCTGACAACTTTTGCTTTTATAGATATCAATTGCTCAGCTGCTACTTTCTGAATTGCTGATATATTAAGTGGTTTTTCAGTTGCAGTGGTTGTGAGTTCTTCTGAGAAGGAAAAGTCAATTTCCTTCTTGTCTATTGGTACGATTTTAGTGAATTTTGTTATCACAAAATCATCATCTCTATTATTGGGTCGCTTGTAGTTGTCAAGTTTAACAGGACTTCTAGTTGATGCAAGTGCATGTAACTCCGCTCTTTTTTCTGGTGAGTAACATACTGCTCTTACTGATTTGTCACTACACTGAACGATGCAGTTGAAGTACTTTTTGTTGGATGTGGATGCTGTTTTGACAGGCGAGATGTTGTGAAAATAGCAGTTTATGCTTGTGGAATCtgaaatagaaaataaaatacTATTAGACAATAATTATATGAAGGATCAAATGAACCAAATTCGAGAAATGTTTTGGGTATTTTAAAAAACACTTGTAGGTTATTAGTTGGCAGTGTTCTGGTCAGACTAAATTCAATTTGCTTTTTTGTGCATCTTTGTTATGTGATTTACAAGGACAGCATTGTGGCTTGTTGtaattatttgtaaaataaatgaattactgaaagaaagataaaaaaattgagACAGCATTTGACTCTATTTGGCAGTATTTATGACAGTTATATATCAATGAGAAATTATTTCCACTTGATAGGTACAAATGCATCACTATAACTATCAGCTAGCTCAGGTTGCTTCAGATGTCGAtaaagcaatttttttcaaaaataggtaTTTCACTAGTGTGTTGAACAGATTGTTTGACACCCTCAATGTTAACCAATTAGTATTATTGCTGCTTAACAGGTAAAATTAGTGAGCTACATACCGTGAGAGCCTTGTTGCATATCAGCATCCATAATAATATGGAGAAAAGAGATTCTGTAATTTGaaagataaacaaaagaaattaatgttaaattaatttgaatgcTGTTATGCACTATTCTGTTGAATCAAAGAGGAAGTGGCTTAAAAGTATGGGTGTTTGGagaaaagttagggttagggttgaaTATTGTTCATTTGACCACCTAGCTACTACAGACATGGTCATTAGGACTAAAGGCCACCTAGCTAAATAACTGGGACTTTTGTGTTTTGTTGGCTGACCACCTACTATAGATGTGGTCAAAAACTCGTACTTTTGAACTTCATAGTTCAGCGACTTGAAATAGTCTGCATTCATCTTGCCAACGCTCATTGGCTGAAGGCAATATACTGATCGAGTCTCAACAGTCTGAGCACGAAGAGAAGTTGAATCTCCTGAGAAAAGCAGCTGAATTTGATGCATCACAACTCGCTATCTTAGCCGGTGCGAATTTCAGCGTCTGTTTCCTAGAAAACACACTACTGCATAGCTTTCTGATATTCTGATAAGTAGCCTTAGCCATATTTGTTAATGGAATTcgaataagtaaaaaaaaaattcacttaccTTGTGGAATCAGTAACCGCAATGCCAAAATACCACGAGTATTAACTGCAGGTTCAAGATACCAGTTCCCGGCGGTCAAAAAATTTCACATGAAATCGAGGCCATATGTGCCACACAGCCAGccagtccaagatggcgtccaaaccaTGAAATTTTATGGCAACGGAAAATCGCGGGACATAAACCCGCGGGATTGACCTGATTAGTATGCGTTCTCCTATTGTCGAACGCAACAATAAGATTAAATAATAAGTTAAATGTAACCAGCAAGAATGCGCATACGGCGAAATTACCACGATTCATTGCAAAGAACTGtctatgtatatatgtatgtatatttttattcatttatttatttattttattttgtagtTAGTATACATAATTTCCTAATTCAAGTTACTGTATTTATTTGAACTAATTGTATCCTGCAGGTACGGTAtttaggtgtccccaattagtttgcAAGTTGTAAACTAGCCTTGAAGGTTAATATGACATgttaataaagttgttattattattattattattattattattattattattattattattattattattatttacaactATCGCAGCAATGTTCTGTTGGGGTTCTGGTACAAGCAGCAACAAGCTGCCTCAGCATTCCAGAACTCTTCTTGGGATCCTAGCTAATCCTATTAGAATGGTCTTCTGCATTGTATGAGCCTTAAGCCCAATGTGGATATCTGCTAAATACTTTTCCAGCCTGTCCCCTTGTCTCTGAAGCTCCCCAATGCCCCTATGACAATCGGAGGGATTACAACTTTCTTCAAGTTCCAGAGGGTTTTGATCTCAATTACTAAGACCCGGTATTTGTTGACTTTTTCGTTCTCCTTCAGAGCGATTCTGTAATCACCCGGGCACACAATAATATGGCATATCTTACAAGTTGGTCTTCTAAGCAACTACAATGTTGGGTGTGTTGTGTGGCATCTTCTTGTCAGTCTGGAGAGTGAAATCCCACAGAATCTTTACATTAGTGTTTTCCACCATTGGTTCTGGGGAGTGCTCATGAATACAACTTATCTCCACAGTCAACTCCGTAGTGCTTACAAAGGTCCCAATGGATACCTTTGGCCATGTTGTGATGACGGCGCTTGTATTCTGTCTGGACTAGCTTTGGACATTCATTTAGTATGTGATTTACAGTCTCATCACTTTTCTTGCATAATCTGTGCAAAAAGGATCCTTCTGGGTCTTGTCTATCTTCGCCTTGATAGCATTTGTTCGGAGTGACTGGCTCTGTGCAGCCGTAATAAGTCCCTCATAATTTTCTTCAGGTGACTGCTTCTCCAGCCAACCCCAACTCTTGTCACTTGCTACCTCTTCCATCTCTCTAAAGAATTGTCCATGTAACTGTTTCTCTTTTACCTCGTTCATGTGTTCTTCTTATCGTCTCTTTCTGAAATCTTTGCTAGTTTCCTGGGGGCTCTTGGAATCATCCCGGACTGCTGTGATCCGCATCTCATTGCTGGAGAGCTCAATTACAACTTGATCTACACAATATTCCATCAAGATTAGCCCTCGTCCACCGTTCTTtctagatatatatatagtctTGCCACACTATCTCGGGAGTGAAGGGCACCATACATCATTACATGCTTCCTGGTTCTTCTATCTAGCACTCTTAGCTTGTCTCTGGTtcaattgatgatgatgatgatgatgatgatgatgatgatgatgattattattattattattaatagaaATTATTAAAGAAGCATCAAGCTACATGAATGCAAGACAACACTTTGACACTCATGacagcaaaacaagaaacatcaAAATGGACAGTGACATTTAACACTATTTCTGTGTAAACAGAGAAGATCATTAGAAGGCATCACTGTTGGGAAAAAGATATAGCAGAGACATATAATTTGACAACAAGATGACAAATATTGTAGAGGACagtgacattaattttaatctTTGGACACAAAACCTCATTAAAACAATGATGGACAGTAAAAGGAGCAGAGAATCTATAAAGGACCATGATATGAGCACACCTAATATCAATTTTACGTCCTTTCACAAACACTCAAGAATGATAGTGGACCGGAATTTGTTCCAGTTAACTACTAGGCGACATCAACACAACAAAAGATTCAACAAGAAGACACTCCTTGGAATTGCCTACATGCTAGAGGGCCATCAACAATATTGAGATAAAAGACATATGTGCCTGACTTCTGGTGATACATATGTAGATCCTCGTAACTCATATAAGTCTTAGTTCGTTCGTATAAATAGACATCTTAATATAAGGCTTAAGTTTATAattatactgtacatgtaaaatctAATAAATTCTCATAAAAAAATATCCTCGAGGAGCTGGCataaactacaatcttggacaaaaagggttgagaatattaaaaacaggggttattttgcgcactactTCCTCAATATTGCACATTATTAGCCATCCCCCTCtcccctacaaccaatgttaataagcccaggttcgacatgctttgtttcgtctagcatgcaacattgatcagggggggtgggggcaaaaagagagcttcttttttcatacttgtgatcggagtttagtccaaaagcatgcagagttttctcaacaattttgtcaagATGGTAGCAACAGCTAAATTAAGTTAATACGCTTACCTGTTTTTAACGTGCTCCGTGGGGTATTGTATATCTGGCTGGAAACTCACTCTATTAGGATTCAAAGCGTAATAATCAGTTTGCACTTTTTTGAGAAACTCGGGCAACTTTCCTCGTTTAGCTTCTTCAGAGAAACTACAAACATCAGTCTTGGGATTCCGCTGCTGCTGCTTCTGCTTCTGCTACAAAGACGACGATCCAGGGGATACAGCTAATATTATGCACACAA harbors:
- the LOC137974889 gene encoding uncharacterized protein, which produces MDADMQQGSHDSTSINCYFHNISPVKTASTSNKKYFNCIVQCSDKSVRAVCYSPEKRAELHALASTRSPVKLDNYKRPNNRDDDFVITKFTKIVPIDKKEIDFSFSEELTTTATEKPLNISAIQKVAAEQLISIKAKVVSLSGTKVQSTRYGQLKKQDVVLADPTAHFKLVLWGDYVDTLQLNKTYALNNVRVKFTKYEHYLNSPKNEEMKATEVTPYTVPLVEYKDEVGSSSTVNGIILGAQQTSKSLCCISCQKRTVNITTTDKAVCQSCNLIQLPTTCKAN